The nucleotide sequence CTCACTTTGTGACTGTTTAGGGCGCAACAATTCCTTTTGCTTAGGCACTTCCTTGTTTTATATCGTATGACCCCTAATGACGCGATGACCTAAAATTTAAACGGACACTCACTCTAAATTAAAATTTAAACGGACACTCACTCTAAATTAACTCTGATGCCGAGATCGTTATTGAATAACAACCGCTCTAGCAAAATTTAAGAGGACATATATGTCCTCTTAAATATCCTTATACACTACAAGTCAAACAACAGCACATCACCCTCAGCGTAAATGGTGCAGGCAGAGGTTACATTCGCTCTAAGTCGGTATCTTTCACAGCTCTCCAATGCAGACTTGTTTGCCATACAAAATTTAAACTGACACTCACTTTAAATTAGCGCTGATGCCAATATCTTTATTGAATAACATCTTATCTAGAGTCACGCGCGATATTGATGTTTGATAGCACTGAGGACCGATAAACACACTTTTTTACTCTATTTAGCTTCAAGCTCTCATACTTCGGCCATAGCTATTCTCAGATAGTGTCTGATTAAAAGTTTACGCTGTTTTGGATAGTTGAGAATTGCTTCAACTAAAGAGTGTATTGCAATGACTCAAATTCTGTCGTCGTTTGAACTGTTGGTGCTCGCAATAATCACTGAGGGCATCTTCATGACCAATAGCGCCATGAAACTGTGTTCTAAATTCTGTGGTGATGATTAACCAGTTTTCAGCGCTGATATTTAAGCGACTCAGTATGGGAGGTTGTTTTTCGTCGATATAGCCAGGTTTATCTGCTCTAATGCAGCGACCGGTCAATTCGATTAATTGCAGATAGTCGGCAAGTTCGAAGGGTAAGCCTTTTGGCATGTTTTTTCTTGGATTACCGATAAAAGGCAATAAGGTATTGGGTTGCTGGTTTTTCTTTGCCTGTTCACAGCGTAGCTTTACGCTAGTATGAGTGGAGTCCTCTGGCGTTTTGGCTATCTTTGCTCGAATAGGGGTTAAATCTACATAGGCCATACAAGCCGCCAGTGCTGCTTCATCTAATTATGCTTGGGATTTAAATCGACCTTCCCAGAAGCGGCCTGTGCAGTTATCTTCTTGATTTGCCTTTCTAGCAATACCTTCATTGATGTAGCCCATAAACCAGCTGATTTTCATCAAGCGTTTTCGATAAACCTCGGCAGTCGCTTTAACGATATCAAGTAATGGCTTTGCTAAGGTATCACCATGACAATATTGTTTTGTCAGTAACGTGCCTTTATATAAACGATGCCAGCGCTCAAGTACTTCCGCCATGCTCCATTGTTTTGCTTTTTCTTCATCAATAAAAAGCACCACATGGTAGTGATTACTCATCACCGCATAGGCACAAACATCAATGGCGAAGACTTGCGTTAGAAAGTGCAGTTTATCTTCTACCCAGCCGCGACGGTGCTCATAGCTTTGACCTGATAATTTATCTTCACCACATAAAAAAGCCCGTCGAACACAACGTGCAACGCAATGATAATAAGGCGTATCGGCTAAACTGATTTGTTGTTTTCTTGGGGTGGCCATAACTCACCTGAAATAAGTCGCTTGGTTATTTTAGCGTAGTGCATAAGCCATTTTTCTTCAATTTAGGGTGAGTGTCATCGTAATTATCGTCATTCACCACATAAAAAAGCCCGTCGAACACAACGTGCAACGCAATGATAATAAGGCGTATTGGCTAAACTGATTTGTTGTTTTCTTGGGGTGGCCATAACTCACCTGAAATAAGTCGCTTGGTTATTTGAGCGTAGGGCACAAGCCATTTTTCTTCAATTTAGGGTGAGTGTCATCGTAATTTTTACTTTTGAATATAGTGGCTACTATTTTCAGTTAATACCGTTTTACCTTGAGGAAAACTTGCTGCCCATTCTTTATGCGCTTCAGCCATTTTCTTCCTACCTAAATTCGTAATTTTTAGTACGACCTGGTTCTCAAATTTTTTAATAGAAGCAATGATAAAAATATAAGGGGCCCCTTTTAAAATATTCGTTATAAACGGCTCAGTTAACAAGCGCGTTAAAAAACTTATACTAAGTTTTTTAACGCGGTAATAATATCTTCTGGCTCTGAACGTGTTCTGTAATCAACATCAACATAGCGCCATGTAACAGTCCCATCACTAGAAATAACAAACGTGGCTGGAATGGGTAAAATTGTACTGCTTTTTACGTTATCACTCGTTATGTTATTGACCACGTTAAGATCAAGGCCGCGGTCTACTTTCATATGCTCAATAAAGAACGCTGGCACTTCCCATGCTACGCCATATTGTGCTGCTACTTTCGAATCTTGATCAGATAATACATTAAATGCCATATTACTTATTTCATCGGTATCTAATGAGCCGTCAGGCACTTCGGGGCTAATAGCAACAAGTTGCGCACCCAAGTCATGAATTTCACTTAAACGAGCTTGCAAAGCTCTAAGCTGTAAATTGCAGTACGGGCACCAACTACCTCGATAAAAAGTAACCACAACAGGACCTTTTGCTAATAAATCAGTTAAAGATACTGACTCATCTTTTTGATTGGGTAATATAAAACTTGCTACTTGTTGACCAAGTTTAAGCGCATTAGCCCCTTTTTTGAACTCAGCTTGTTCAGCTAGTAATTTATCAACCATGTGCATAAACTCAGGCTTAGCTTTTCTTCCACCGGCCACTTTTGCTTCAGTTTGTTCTTTTAATGTTTTCATATATTTTCCTTACTTTTACTTTAATTTTATTTGTTTAGTTAAGTTAAGTGGTTTAACTAATGGCCATTGAATTAAGCGTGCGTTTCCCACTTGTTACCAATAAGGTAATTGCAATCAATACACAACTAACAATACAACCCATAAATACATGGGTAAAACCGCCTGGTATATATTCAATAAACGAGGTGAAAAATTGCCCCGAAAACACCGCCATGGTGAAATACGACAAGTTACGCCCACGAACCTTTACTTCACTTAGCTCAACCGTCATGTGGTTTAATAGTGGAATGGTAAAACCAAATCCAATACCAATTAATACTGCGCCAAAAACCAAAAATGCAGTGCTAGCTTGTAAAAAACATAAATAAGATGCGCCATAAGCTATAAAGGCCAAAGCCAATGTTTTCTGCTCAGTCAGTAACTTAGTTACTTTAGGCATAAAAGCCGCAGTAGCTACTGCGACTAAAGAAATAAAAGCTAACAGTCGTCCTATTTCAGCTTCATTAAATTGTTGCGCGCTCATGGTGATGGGTAATGAAACGGTAGAAATAAAGAATATCGTCATAGCTAATGTAGAAACAAGATAAACGCTTTTAAGTGACATTTTTGTAGAGCCGTTTGAATGACTTCCCGTTATTTCATCAGCATTAGCGTTAATATCAACGGGATGTTTAGCAGGCACAAAGAGTAAAAGCATAGCTAAAAAGAACCAAGCAATTAAATACAGTGTCAGCGGCAAGCCCCAAAATAATGAAGCGAGCAACCCACCTAAAAACAAGAAAATAACACCGCCAAGCTCAACCGCCATACCTTGTTTAGCAATCATGTTTAAACGTGCTTCACCGTGATACCACATAGATATTAAAACCGTACTGCTTGCCATCACAATGGCAGTTATACCGCCAAGTAAAAATCTGTTAATGAATACAGGTGCCGCACCGTTCAAAAAATAAAGACTAGCGCCGAATAAGCCATATAAAAATAAACCTATGATCAGTAACTTATAAGCGCCATATTTATCTATTAACTTACCCGCTAAAGGAGCAAAAACCACAGCACCTAACGATGGCAGCGTGATCAAAAATACAGAGTGTTCTAAAATACCTAAACCGTTAGATATACTAACCAAACCAGGCGCAAGTAAAGTGCCTACCATGATAGTTAAACTGGAAATACATAGAAGCGTAAAGCTGCCGATGCTTGTTAATTTATTCATTTTTATATCAAGTAAATAAAACAGAAATACAGGATACGGGTTATCAATTAATAACAAAAATGTTAATATTTAATGGAATCTATACATATAATGTATAGGTGTGTTTTATGGTAAGTTGCCAGCATCAGCTCCGCCCATTGAAAACGAGTAAGTGATGGATATAAAAACGTTAAAAAGCTTTATCACAGTAGCAAAGCATAAAAGCTTTTCACAAGCCGCACGAGAGTTAAATACCGTACAACCCGCTATTAGCCGACACATATCTGCATTGGAAGATGAATTAGGCGTTAGCTTGTTTAACCGCAACTCTAGAGATGTCGCCATTACTCAAGCCGGTGAACAATTGCTAAAAGACGCAAACGAGATTTTAACACTCACCGAACAAGCCAAAACTCAAGCTAAACGTGCGCACAATGGTCAAATGGGTACACTTAACATTGCCTACTTAAGCTCGGCCTGTTTAGCGTTTATGGCAACATTAATAAGTACGTATAAATCACAA is from Colwellia sp. Arc7-635 and encodes:
- a CDS encoding MFS transporter, yielding MNKLTSIGSFTLLCISSLTIMVGTLLAPGLVSISNGLGILEHSVFLITLPSLGAVVFAPLAGKLIDKYGAYKLLIIGLFLYGLFGASLYFLNGAAPVFINRFLLGGITAIVMASSTVLISMWYHGEARLNMIAKQGMAVELGGVIFLFLGGLLASLFWGLPLTLYLIAWFFLAMLLLFVPAKHPVDINANADEITGSHSNGSTKMSLKSVYLVSTLAMTIFFISTVSLPITMSAQQFNEAEIGRLLAFISLVAVATAAFMPKVTKLLTEQKTLALAFIAYGASYLCFLQASTAFLVFGAVLIGIGFGFTIPLLNHMTVELSEVKVRGRNLSYFTMAVFSGQFFTSFIEYIPGGFTHVFMGCIVSCVLIAITLLVTSGKRTLNSMAIS
- a CDS encoding peroxiredoxin-like family protein, yielding MKTLKEQTEAKVAGGRKAKPEFMHMVDKLLAEQAEFKKGANALKLGQQVASFILPNQKDESVSLTDLLAKGPVVVTFYRGSWCPYCNLQLRALQARLSEIHDLGAQLVAISPEVPDGSLDTDEISNMAFNVLSDQDSKVAAQYGVAWEVPAFFIEHMKVDRGLDLNVVNNITSDNVKSSTILPIPATFVISSDGTVTWRYVDVDYRTRSEPEDIITALKNLV